The Salinispora tropica CNB-440 genome has a window encoding:
- a CDS encoding non-heme iron oxygenase ferredoxin subunit: MIRICSAEDVPKGSVVSADVDGVRIAIVHGEDGAFYAVYDECSHAAVALSEGEVEGCTLECWLHGSRFDLRTGEPTGLPATEPVPVYPVEIRDGDIYIPVGADGRPMPSNGVTR, translated from the coding sequence ATGATCCGCATCTGCTCCGCCGAGGACGTGCCGAAGGGCAGCGTGGTCAGTGCGGACGTTGACGGTGTGAGGATCGCGATCGTGCACGGCGAGGACGGTGCCTTCTACGCCGTTTACGACGAGTGCTCGCACGCCGCGGTGGCCCTCTCCGAGGGGGAGGTCGAGGGCTGCACCCTGGAGTGCTGGCTGCACGGTTCGCGGTTCGACCTGCGCACCGGTGAGCCGACCGGGCTACCCGCCACCGAACCCGTCCCCGTCTACCCCGTCGAGATCCGCGACGGCGACATCTACATCCCAGTGGGCGCCGACGGCCGCCCCATGCCGAGCAACGGAGTGACCCGATAA
- a CDS encoding acVLRF1 family peptidyl-tRNA hydrolase, giving the protein MRSRPAAGGGRWVDVDPGRVARWVAGFADRHGPSTSAPREYGLLLTAPDGATAELHAPPGVPGATDLDGFLAAVSRPRRIGLLLARKGAVALGVAEGAELVVSKVDTHYVQGRTAAGGWSQQRFARRRENQAKAAVADAVELAVRLLVPAAPTLAALVCGGDRRAVDAVLADRRLAPLVGLRAERLLTVPEPRRAVLLDAIPAARAVHILVRDPEVGSPRNAGSAP; this is encoded by the coding sequence GTGCGTAGTAGGCCCGCAGCGGGAGGCGGTCGGTGGGTCGACGTGGACCCGGGCCGGGTCGCTCGCTGGGTTGCGGGCTTCGCCGACCGGCACGGTCCGTCGACCTCCGCCCCGCGGGAGTACGGCCTGCTGTTAACCGCCCCGGACGGTGCGACCGCCGAGCTGCACGCCCCGCCCGGCGTGCCCGGCGCGACCGACCTGGACGGGTTCCTGGCGGCGGTGTCCCGGCCCCGGCGGATCGGCCTGCTGCTCGCCCGCAAGGGTGCGGTGGCCCTCGGCGTCGCCGAGGGAGCGGAGCTGGTCGTGTCGAAGGTGGACACGCACTACGTACAGGGCCGGACGGCTGCCGGTGGTTGGTCGCAGCAGCGGTTCGCCCGGCGGCGGGAGAACCAGGCGAAGGCGGCGGTGGCGGACGCGGTCGAGCTGGCCGTGCGCCTGCTGGTGCCGGCGGCTCCGACGCTCGCCGCCCTGGTCTGTGGTGGTGACCGCCGGGCGGTTGACGCGGTGCTCGCGGATCGTCGGCTTGCTCCGCTGGTTGGGCTGCGTGCCGAGCGCCTCCTGACCGTGCCGGAGCCCCGCCGCGCGGTGTTGCTCGACGCCATCCCCGCCGCCCGGGCCGTCCACATCCTCGTCCGTGATCCTGAGGTAGGCAGCCCGCGCAACGCCGGATCCGCCCCCTGA
- the sufD gene encoding Fe-S cluster assembly protein SufD, whose product MTTQASAPPSTKSQALRSYDVTDFPALTGLEEEWRFTPLNRLRGLTGGVPASAGAVRYEYGDLPAGVTVEPVTKDDPRIGSVLVPVDRISALAYRGAAQAQLVRVADEAVVAEPVTLRVVGEGADELAFGHAFVEVGRFAEATLVLEHVGSATLADNVEVSVADGAKLTLVTVADWADDAVQAQHLKVRLGRAARVLHVQVSLGGDLVRQYTTVEYTERGGEAELYGVYFADEGQHLEHRQLVDHSVPDCRSYVGYRGALQGESARTVWVGDVLIQAEATGTDTYEINRNLLLTDGARADSIPNLEIETGEIAGAGHASATGRFDDEQLFYLMARGIPEAEARRLVVRGFFAELLNKIPVESLRDRLGAAIEARLASGGSEFADPTHASGDLAAKAGA is encoded by the coding sequence ATGACTACCCAGGCTTCCGCGCCGCCCAGCACCAAGTCGCAGGCGCTGCGCTCATACGATGTCACCGACTTCCCGGCCCTCACCGGCCTGGAGGAGGAGTGGCGCTTCACCCCGCTCAACCGCCTGCGGGGCCTGACCGGCGGGGTGCCGGCCAGCGCGGGCGCGGTCCGGTACGAGTACGGCGACCTGCCCGCGGGCGTCACCGTCGAGCCGGTCACGAAGGACGATCCGCGGATCGGTAGCGTGCTGGTCCCGGTGGACCGGATCAGCGCGCTCGCGTACCGCGGTGCGGCGCAGGCGCAGCTGGTGCGGGTCGCCGACGAGGCCGTGGTGGCTGAGCCGGTGACCCTGCGGGTGGTCGGCGAGGGCGCCGACGAGCTCGCCTTCGGGCACGCCTTCGTGGAGGTGGGCCGGTTCGCCGAGGCGACCCTGGTGCTCGAGCACGTCGGTTCGGCGACGCTCGCCGACAACGTCGAGGTTTCGGTCGCCGACGGCGCGAAGCTGACCCTGGTCACCGTCGCCGACTGGGCTGACGACGCGGTGCAGGCGCAGCACCTGAAGGTGCGGCTGGGGCGTGCCGCCCGGGTACTGCACGTCCAGGTCAGCCTCGGCGGCGACCTGGTCCGGCAGTACACCACGGTGGAGTACACCGAGCGTGGCGGTGAGGCCGAGCTGTACGGGGTCTACTTCGCCGACGAGGGGCAGCACCTGGAGCATCGACAGTTGGTGGACCACTCGGTCCCGGACTGCCGCAGCTACGTGGGCTACCGGGGTGCCCTACAGGGCGAGAGCGCCCGTACCGTCTGGGTGGGCGATGTGTTGATCCAGGCCGAGGCGACCGGCACCGACACCTACGAGATCAACCGGAACCTGCTGCTCACCGACGGTGCGCGGGCGGACTCCATACCCAACCTGGAGATCGAGACCGGGGAGATTGCCGGCGCTGGTCACGCGAGCGCGACCGGCCGCTTCGATGATGAGCAGCTGTTCTACCTGATGGCCCGGGGTATCCCGGAGGCCGAGGCGCGGCGCCTCGTGGTCCGCGGTTTCTTCGCCGAGCTGCTCAACAAGATCCCGGTCGAGTCCCTGCGGGATCGGCTCGGCGCGGCGATCGAGGCCCGGCTGGCCAGCGGGGGCAGCGAGTTCGCGGACCCCACGCACGCGAGCGGGGACCTCGCCGCGAAGGCCGGTGCGTGA
- a CDS encoding cysteine desulfurase, with protein MTTIAIPPGMPQYGDVPRYDVAAVRADFPILDRTVNGHPLVYLDSANTSHKPRQVLDVLREHYEWRNANVSRSVHTLGTEATEAYEGARAKVATFINAPSPDEVVFTKNSTEAINIVAYAFSNASLRPDADPRFRLGPGDEVVISEMEHHSNIVPWQLLCERTGATLRWFPVTDHGRLDESGLTDLVNERTKIVSLVHMSNILGTVNATSRITRRVREVGALLLLDCSQSVPHMPMDVVDYDADFIVFTGHKMCAPSGIGVLWGRTELLAAMPPVLGGGSMIETVAMSGSTFAPPPTRFEAGTPPIAEAVALGAAVDYLSGVGMRAIQWHEKQLTAYALDALATVPELRIFGPTVPVGRGGTISFALGDIHPHDVGQVLDSLGVQVRVGHHCARPVCTRFGVPAMTRASFYLYTTTEEIDALVAGLEQVRKVFA; from the coding sequence ATGACCACGATCGCGATTCCACCGGGCATGCCGCAGTACGGCGACGTGCCACGCTACGACGTGGCGGCGGTGCGCGCTGACTTTCCGATCCTGGACCGGACGGTCAACGGGCACCCGCTGGTCTACCTGGACAGCGCGAACACGTCGCACAAGCCACGGCAGGTGCTCGACGTGCTGCGGGAGCACTACGAGTGGCGCAACGCGAACGTGTCGCGTTCGGTCCACACGCTGGGCACCGAGGCGACCGAGGCGTACGAGGGCGCGCGAGCCAAGGTCGCCACCTTCATCAACGCCCCGAGCCCGGATGAGGTGGTGTTCACCAAGAACTCCACCGAGGCGATCAACATCGTGGCGTACGCCTTCTCGAACGCGTCGCTGCGTCCCGACGCCGACCCGCGGTTCCGGTTGGGCCCGGGAGACGAGGTGGTGATCTCCGAGATGGAGCACCACTCGAACATCGTCCCCTGGCAGTTGCTCTGTGAGCGCACCGGCGCCACACTGCGCTGGTTCCCGGTCACCGACCACGGCCGGCTGGACGAGTCGGGCTTGACGGACCTGGTCAACGAGCGGACGAAGATCGTCTCGCTGGTGCACATGTCCAACATTCTCGGCACCGTCAACGCGACGTCCCGGATCACTCGGCGGGTCCGGGAGGTCGGCGCGCTGCTGCTGCTCGACTGTTCGCAGTCGGTGCCGCACATGCCGATGGACGTGGTCGACTACGACGCGGATTTCATCGTCTTCACCGGGCACAAGATGTGTGCCCCGAGCGGCATCGGAGTGCTCTGGGGCCGTACCGAGTTGCTGGCGGCGATGCCGCCGGTGCTCGGCGGCGGGTCGATGATCGAAACGGTGGCGATGTCGGGGTCGACCTTCGCTCCGCCGCCGACCCGGTTCGAGGCGGGCACCCCACCGATCGCCGAGGCGGTCGCGTTGGGCGCGGCGGTGGACTACCTCTCCGGTGTGGGCATGCGGGCCATTCAGTGGCACGAGAAGCAACTCACCGCGTACGCCCTGGATGCCTTGGCGACGGTGCCCGAGTTGCGGATCTTCGGGCCGACCGTACCGGTAGGTCGGGGCGGAACGATCTCGTTTGCGCTGGGTGACATCCATCCGCACGACGTTGGGCAGGTGCTCGACTCGCTGGGCGTGCAGGTGCGAGTCGGTCACCACTGCGCCCGTCCGGTCTGCACCCGGTTCGGGGTGCCGGCCATGACCCGGGCCTCGTTCTACCTCTACACCACCACGGAGGAGATCGACGCCCTGGTGGCGGGTCTGGAGCAGGTGCGGAAGGTGTTCGCCTGA
- a CDS encoding COX15/CtaA family protein codes for MRRICAVTVAARFPVSTTTLRRLALANILANVLIVVTGGAVRLTASGLGCPTWPRCTDTSYTSTPEMGLHGAIEFGNRLLTFVVGIVAIAVVVAVLLHRPRRRGLLPLAVAVLLGIPAQAVIGGITVRTNLNPWVVGLHFLASMVVIAVAYALWRRIAEPDGPRVPVVPGPLRTLTVITTVVCVAVLVVGTWVTGSGPHAGDGGAARNGLDPEQLSQIHADGVFLLIGLSVALVFAFRAVGAAGPARAALVLVGVEAGQGVIGYVQYFTNLPALLVGAHMLGSCLVLLATLAVLRSTREHQPAVTPAPGTTTAPGGATEPSVPVPA; via the coding sequence ATGCGTAGGATTTGCGCCGTGACTGTCGCCGCCCGGTTCCCGGTCTCCACCACGACGCTTCGCCGGTTGGCGCTCGCCAACATTCTCGCGAACGTGCTGATCGTCGTTACCGGCGGGGCGGTCCGGCTGACCGCCTCCGGCCTGGGCTGCCCCACCTGGCCCCGATGTACCGACACGTCGTACACCTCGACGCCGGAGATGGGCCTGCACGGAGCGATCGAGTTCGGCAACCGGCTGCTCACCTTCGTGGTCGGCATCGTCGCCATCGCCGTGGTGGTGGCCGTCCTGCTACACCGACCACGCCGACGCGGCCTGCTGCCGCTCGCGGTCGCCGTCCTGCTCGGCATCCCGGCGCAGGCGGTGATCGGTGGGATCACCGTCCGCACCAATCTCAACCCGTGGGTGGTCGGGCTACACTTCCTCGCCTCGATGGTCGTGATCGCCGTCGCGTACGCCCTCTGGCGGCGGATCGCGGAACCGGACGGCCCCAGGGTGCCAGTGGTGCCCGGACCGCTGCGCACGCTCACGGTGATCACCACCGTGGTCTGCGTGGCGGTACTCGTGGTCGGCACCTGGGTCACCGGCAGCGGTCCGCACGCCGGTGACGGTGGGGCAGCCCGCAACGGCCTCGACCCCGAGCAGCTCTCCCAGATCCACGCCGACGGGGTATTCCTGCTGATCGGCCTCTCGGTGGCGTTGGTCTTCGCGTTCCGGGCGGTCGGCGCCGCCGGCCCCGCCCGGGCCGCGCTGGTGTTGGTCGGGGTCGAGGCGGGGCAGGGCGTGATCGGCTACGTGCAGTACTTCACCAACCTGCCGGCGCTTCTCGTCGGCGCCCACATGCTCGGCTCCTGCCTGGTGCTGCTGGCCACCCTCGCGGTGCTCCGGTCGACTCGGGAACACCAGCCGGCCGTCACCCCCGCCCCGGGCACCACCACCGCCCCCGGCGGCGCGACCGAGCCGTCGGTCCCCGTTCCCGCCTGA
- a CDS encoding LysE family transporter, producing MLTTVTGVFLAGLAAGFGVAIPVGAIAVLVMGLAARTSFRVGAAAALGVATADGLYAAVAALGGAALVTVLAPVAGPLRVVAAVVLLALATLTAVRALRSARSSAVAGPDSGTTSTSGGSGAAGRSFAGRWDMETAPRAFAGVLALTLLNPATVVYFAALVLGRQDSAAPALPAAGAFVLGAFLASASWQLLIAGGGTLVGRILAGPRGRLGTALVSSAIIAALAVFMLVAA from the coding sequence CTGCTCACGACCGTGACCGGGGTGTTTCTGGCTGGGCTGGCCGCCGGTTTCGGTGTGGCCATCCCGGTCGGCGCCATCGCGGTACTCGTCATGGGGCTGGCCGCGCGGACCTCGTTCCGGGTGGGAGCCGCCGCGGCCCTCGGCGTCGCCACGGCCGATGGCCTGTACGCCGCCGTCGCTGCCCTCGGCGGTGCCGCCTTGGTCACGGTGCTCGCCCCGGTCGCCGGCCCCCTTCGGGTGGTCGCCGCGGTGGTACTGCTCGCCTTGGCGACCCTTACCGCGGTGCGGGCCCTGCGCTCCGCCCGGTCCAGTGCGGTTGCCGGCCCCGACTCCGGAACCACGTCCACGTCAGGCGGTTCCGGCGCCGCTGGTCGGTCGTTCGCGGGCCGCTGGGACATGGAGACGGCGCCCCGGGCGTTCGCCGGGGTACTGGCGTTGACCTTGTTGAATCCCGCGACCGTCGTCTATTTCGCCGCGCTCGTGCTCGGCCGCCAGGACTCCGCTGCCCCGGCTCTGCCGGCCGCCGGGGCGTTCGTGCTCGGGGCGTTCCTCGCCTCGGCGAGCTGGCAACTACTGATAGCCGGCGGTGGCACGCTGGTCGGCCGGATCCTCGCCGGGCCGCGCGGCCGGCTCGGCACGGCCCTGGTATCCAGCGCCATCATCGCTGCGCTCGCCGTGTTCATGCTTGTGGCGGCCTGA
- the sufC gene encoding Fe-S cluster assembly ATPase SufC, with protein sequence MSTLEIRDLQVSVKLPEGELKPILHGVDLTVRSGETHAIMGPNGSGKSTLAYSVAGHPKYEITGGSVTLDGADVLEMSVDERARAGLFLAMQYPVEVPGVSVANFLRTAKTAIDGTAPKLRTWAGELRGSMERLQMDPAFAQRNVNEGFSGGEKKRHEIVQLELLKPKVAILDETDSGLDVDALRVVSQGVNRVRESGDTGLLLITHYTRILRYIKPDHVHVFVAGRIVEEGGPELADKLEDEGYERYVAGAGSARA encoded by the coding sequence ATGAGCACCCTTGAGATCCGTGACCTGCAGGTGTCGGTCAAGCTGCCCGAGGGTGAGCTCAAGCCGATCCTGCACGGTGTCGACCTGACCGTCCGGTCGGGGGAGACGCACGCCATCATGGGCCCCAACGGCTCCGGTAAGTCCACCCTGGCCTACTCGGTCGCCGGCCATCCGAAGTACGAGATCACCGGTGGTTCGGTGACCCTCGACGGCGCCGACGTGCTGGAGATGTCCGTGGACGAGCGGGCCCGCGCCGGCCTCTTCCTGGCCATGCAGTACCCGGTCGAGGTTCCCGGGGTGTCGGTGGCGAACTTCCTGCGCACCGCGAAGACCGCGATCGACGGTACGGCACCGAAGCTGCGCACCTGGGCGGGTGAGTTGCGGGGCTCCATGGAGCGCCTCCAGATGGACCCGGCGTTCGCCCAGCGCAACGTCAACGAGGGCTTCTCCGGTGGCGAGAAGAAGCGGCACGAGATCGTGCAGCTGGAGCTGCTCAAGCCGAAGGTGGCGATCCTCGACGAGACCGACTCCGGCCTCGACGTTGACGCGCTCCGCGTGGTCAGCCAGGGCGTCAACCGGGTCCGTGAGAGCGGCGACACCGGCCTGCTGCTGATCACCCACTACACCCGGATCCTGCGGTACATCAAGCCGGACCACGTGCACGTCTTCGTCGCCGGCCGAATCGTCGAGGAGGGCGGCCCGGAGCTGGCCGACAAGCTCGAGGACGAGGGTTACGAGCGGTACGTCGCCGGGGCCGGCTCGGCGCGGGCCTGA
- a CDS encoding helix-turn-helix transcriptional regulator produces MKNVAGVSGRQLAPVGGAGGSAVSDPSTRDRVTQLLLERGATTAAQLGHALGLSPAAIRRHLDAMLAEGDVLARDPAVRGHRGRGRPAKVFLLTEAARGRCGTHHYDNMATAALRWIARGGGSAAVSAFAAEQVSALETRCLAAMEDAGDDPLARAEALAAALTAEGYAANASTIASGGQLCQHHCPVAHVAAEFPQLCEAETAVISRLVGTHVQRLATIAHGDGVCTTHIPAQPGRVQSGKTVTTVRTDR; encoded by the coding sequence GTGAAAAACGTGGCGGGGGTCTCGGGGCGCCAGCTGGCACCCGTCGGGGGCGCTGGCGGGTCGGCCGTCTCCGACCCGTCGACCCGTGACCGCGTCACCCAGCTGCTGCTGGAGCGGGGCGCCACCACCGCCGCGCAGCTGGGGCATGCGCTTGGGCTCAGCCCCGCCGCGATCCGACGACACCTGGACGCGATGCTCGCCGAGGGGGATGTCCTCGCCCGCGATCCGGCGGTCCGAGGCCACCGTGGGCGCGGCCGTCCGGCCAAGGTGTTCCTGCTAACCGAGGCGGCCCGAGGTCGCTGCGGCACCCACCACTACGACAACATGGCCACCGCCGCGCTGCGCTGGATCGCCCGGGGTGGGGGGTCGGCGGCGGTGTCGGCCTTCGCCGCCGAGCAGGTCTCCGCCCTGGAGACCCGCTGCCTGGCCGCCATGGAAGACGCCGGCGACGACCCGCTCGCCCGCGCGGAGGCACTCGCCGCCGCCCTGACCGCGGAGGGCTACGCTGCCAACGCCTCCACGATCGCCTCGGGGGGCCAGCTGTGCCAGCATCACTGCCCGGTGGCGCATGTGGCCGCCGAGTTTCCGCAGCTGTGCGAGGCCGAGACCGCGGTGATCTCCCGTCTGGTCGGCACCCACGTGCAGCGCCTGGCGACCATTGCGCACGGCGACGGGGTGTGCACGACGCACATCCCGGCCCAGCCGGGGCGTGTTCAGTCCGGTAAGACCGTTACCACTGTGAGGACAGATAGATGA
- the sufB gene encoding Fe-S cluster assembly protein SufB, with protein sequence MTEQTVQPLTQEEQLAALGRYEYGWADPDAAGAVAQRGLNEAVVRDISAKKAEPAWMLDLRRKGLRLFDRKPMPAWGADLTGIDFDNIKYFVRSTEKQATSWEELPEDIKNTYDKLGIPEAEKQRLVAGVAAQYESEVVYHKIRDDLEEQGVVFLDTDTALKEHEDLFKEYFGTVIPVGDNKFAALNTAVWSGGSFIYVPKGVHVEIPLQAYFRINTENMGQFERTLIIVDEGAYVHYVEGCTAPIYSSDSLHSAVVEIIVKKNARCRYTTIQNWSNNVYNLVTKRAVCHEGATMEWIDGNIGSKVTMKYPAVFMTGEHAKGEVLSVAMAGEGQHQDAGAKMVHAAPRTSSTIVSKSIARGGGRTSYRGLVQVLEGSHSSKSTVKCDALLVDTISRSDTYPYVDIREDDVSMGHEATVSKVSEDQLFYLMSRGLSEDEAMAMIVRGFIEPIAKELPMEYALELNRLIELQMEGAVG encoded by the coding sequence ATGACCGAGCAGACCGTCCAGCCCCTGACCCAGGAGGAGCAGCTCGCCGCCCTCGGTCGCTACGAGTACGGCTGGGCCGACCCCGACGCGGCCGGGGCCGTCGCACAGCGTGGCCTCAACGAGGCGGTCGTGCGGGACATCTCGGCCAAGAAGGCTGAGCCGGCCTGGATGCTCGACCTGCGGCGCAAGGGGCTGCGGTTGTTCGATCGCAAGCCCATGCCGGCCTGGGGCGCCGACCTCACCGGGATCGACTTCGACAACATCAAGTACTTCGTGCGCTCCACCGAGAAGCAGGCGACCAGTTGGGAGGAGCTGCCGGAGGACATCAAGAACACCTACGACAAGCTGGGCATCCCCGAGGCGGAGAAGCAGCGGCTGGTCGCGGGTGTGGCGGCGCAGTACGAGTCCGAGGTCGTCTACCACAAGATCCGTGACGACCTGGAAGAGCAGGGCGTCGTCTTCCTCGACACCGACACCGCTCTCAAGGAGCACGAGGACCTCTTCAAGGAGTACTTCGGCACGGTGATCCCGGTCGGCGACAACAAGTTCGCGGCCCTGAACACCGCGGTCTGGTCCGGTGGCTCCTTCATCTACGTGCCGAAGGGCGTGCACGTGGAGATCCCGCTCCAGGCCTATTTCCGGATCAACACGGAGAACATGGGCCAGTTCGAGCGGACCCTGATCATCGTTGACGAGGGTGCGTACGTGCACTACGTCGAGGGCTGCACCGCCCCCATCTACTCCTCGGACTCGCTACACAGCGCCGTCGTGGAGATCATCGTCAAGAAGAACGCCCGCTGCCGCTACACCACCATCCAGAACTGGTCGAACAACGTCTACAACCTGGTCACCAAGCGCGCGGTGTGCCACGAGGGCGCGACCATGGAGTGGATCGACGGCAACATCGGCTCCAAGGTCACGATGAAGTACCCGGCGGTCTTCATGACCGGCGAGCACGCCAAGGGCGAGGTGCTCTCGGTGGCCATGGCCGGTGAAGGCCAGCACCAGGACGCCGGTGCCAAGATGGTGCACGCCGCTCCGCGTACCAGCAGCACCATCGTCTCGAAGTCGATCGCCCGCGGTGGCGGTCGTACCTCGTACCGCGGTCTGGTGCAGGTGCTGGAGGGTTCGCACAGCAGCAAGAGCACCGTGAAGTGCGACGCGCTGCTGGTCGACACCATCTCCCGTTCGGACACCTACCCGTACGTCGACATCCGCGAGGACGACGTGTCCATGGGGCACGAGGCGACCGTCTCGAAGGTCAGCGAGGACCAGCTCTTCTACCTGATGAGCCGGGGACTGAGCGAGGACGAGGCGATGGCGATGATCGTCCGCGGCTTCATCGAGCCGATCGCCAAGGAGCTCCCGATGGAGTACGCCCTGGAGCTCAACCGCCTGATCGAGCTGCAGATGGAGGGCGCGGTCGGCTGA
- a CDS encoding ATP-grasp domain-containing protein, translating into MMITAHEPTRGEPRVALVTCADFPNLESDDRLVHAPLAARGVAAETVIWDDPGVDWAGYDLVVLRSPWDYPARRDAFVAWAATVPALANPADIVRWNTDKRYLEQLSAAGVATVPTAWIEPGRQWSLPAERGEYVIKPSVSADSRDTGRYDLADPEHRELAQAHVRRLGAAGRVTMVQPYLSAVDTNGETALLFLAGPDGLRFSHAIRKGAMLTGPDLGPGSPRNSERITTRTATPEQLAVAEKVLAEVPGGPERLLYARVDLIPGEGETPLLVELELTEPSLFLGYADGAPDRLADAILTHLHRRP; encoded by the coding sequence ATGATGATCACTGCGCACGAGCCGACCCGGGGGGAGCCCCGGGTCGCCCTCGTGACCTGCGCGGACTTTCCCAACCTCGAGAGTGACGACCGCCTCGTCCACGCGCCGCTCGCGGCTCGTGGGGTAGCCGCCGAGACGGTGATCTGGGACGACCCCGGCGTTGACTGGGCTGGCTATGACCTCGTGGTCCTGCGCTCGCCGTGGGACTACCCCGCCCGCCGGGACGCCTTCGTCGCCTGGGCGGCGACGGTGCCGGCCCTGGCCAACCCGGCGGATATCGTCCGCTGGAACACCGACAAGCGCTACCTCGAGCAGCTCTCCGCCGCCGGAGTGGCCACCGTCCCCACCGCCTGGATCGAACCGGGGCGGCAGTGGTCGCTTCCCGCGGAGCGCGGGGAGTACGTCATCAAGCCCTCGGTCAGCGCAGACAGCCGGGACACCGGCCGGTACGACCTGGCCGATCCCGAGCACCGGGAACTCGCCCAGGCGCATGTCCGACGCCTCGGCGCGGCCGGGCGAGTGACCATGGTTCAGCCGTACCTCTCCGCCGTCGACACCAACGGCGAGACCGCGTTGCTCTTCCTCGCAGGCCCTGACGGCCTGCGTTTCAGTCATGCGATCCGTAAGGGCGCGATGCTGACCGGCCCGGATCTGGGGCCGGGGAGTCCCCGCAACAGCGAGCGGATCACCACCCGTACGGCCACCCCGGAGCAGCTTGCGGTGGCGGAGAAGGTTCTCGCCGAGGTTCCGGGCGGACCGGAGCGGCTGCTCTACGCCCGGGTCGACCTGATCCCGGGCGAGGGCGAGACGCCGCTCCTGGTCGAGCTGGAACTGACCGAGCCGTCACTCTTTCTCGGGTACGCCGACGGTGCCCCGGATCGCCTCGCCGACGCCATCCTGACCCACCTCCACCGCCGCCCCTGA
- the sufU gene encoding Fe-S cluster assembly sulfur transfer protein SufU, whose protein sequence is MQVDQLYQEIILDHYKHPHGRGLRDADDPAASVAEAHHVNPTCGDEVTVRVATDGAVLHDVSYDGYGCSISQASASVLHELLVGRPAAEAFAVHAAFVELMSGRGEVTPDEEVLGDGVAFAGVARYPARVKCALLPWMAFKDAAARAGVDTSPTEVQG, encoded by the coding sequence ATGCAGGTTGACCAGCTTTACCAGGAGATCATCCTGGACCACTACAAGCACCCGCACGGCCGGGGGCTGCGCGACGCGGACGACCCGGCGGCATCCGTCGCCGAGGCGCACCACGTCAATCCGACCTGTGGAGACGAGGTCACCGTACGGGTCGCCACCGACGGTGCGGTGCTGCACGATGTCTCGTACGACGGGTATGGCTGTTCCATCAGCCAGGCCTCGGCGAGTGTGCTGCACGAGTTGCTCGTCGGCCGTCCGGCCGCCGAGGCGTTCGCGGTGCACGCGGCGTTCGTGGAGTTGATGTCCGGCCGGGGCGAGGTCACGCCGGACGAGGAGGTACTCGGTGACGGGGTGGCGTTCGCGGGCGTCGCCCGCTACCCCGCCCGGGTGAAGTGCGCGCTGTTGCCGTGGATGGCGTTCAAGGACGCCGCGGCACGCGCCGGTGTGGACACCAGTCCGACGGAGGTTCAGGGATGA
- a CDS encoding metal-sulfur cluster assembly factor: protein MSENTATEATPAGEDVTGAAAPDGAAAAKAGKAAVADVEEAMKDVVDPELGINVVDLGLLYGVHVDDDNIATLDMTLTSAACPLTDVIEDQARSALTTGPGGGLVNEMRINWVWLPPWGPDKITDEGREQLRALGFNV from the coding sequence ATGAGCGAGAACACTGCCACCGAGGCCACTCCGGCCGGCGAGGACGTGACCGGCGCGGCGGCCCCGGACGGCGCGGCGGCCGCGAAGGCCGGCAAGGCCGCCGTCGCCGACGTCGAGGAGGCGATGAAGGATGTCGTCGATCCCGAGCTGGGCATCAACGTGGTCGACCTGGGCCTGCTGTACGGCGTCCACGTTGACGACGACAACATCGCCACGCTGGACATGACGCTCACCTCGGCGGCCTGCCCGCTGACCGACGTCATCGAGGACCAGGCGCGGTCGGCTCTGACCACCGGTCCGGGGGGCGGCTTGGTCAACGAGATGCGGATCAACTGGGTGTGGCTTCCGCCGTGGGGCCCAGACAAGATCACCGACGAGGGGCGCGAGCAGCTTCGGGCGCTGGGCTTCAACGTCTGA